The following proteins are encoded in a genomic region of Glycine max cultivar Williams 82 chromosome 18, Glycine_max_v4.0, whole genome shotgun sequence:
- the LOC102668604 gene encoding uncharacterized protein, which yields MLTRKHKYIHQENIVVEGNCSVMIQKILPPKHKDPGSVTIPCSIGEVTVEKALIDLGASINLMPLSMCRRLGELEIMSTRMTLQLTDRFITRPYRVIEDVLIRVK from the coding sequence atgttgacaAGGAAGCACAAATACATTCACCAGGAGAATATCGTTGTGGAAGGCAACTGTAGTGTTATGATACagaagatccttccaccaaaaCACAAGGACCCTGGAAGTGtgactattccttgttcaataggTGAAGTCACAGTGGAAAAGGCTCTCATTGACCTGGGAGCCAGTATCAActtaatgccactctccatgtgtagAAGATTAGGAGAGTTGGAAATCATGTCCACCAGAATGACTTTACAGCTTACTGATCGATTCATCACAAGGCCTTACAGGGTAATTGAAGACGTTCTGATAAGAGTTAAGTAG